A window of Actinopolymorpha sp. NPDC004070 contains these coding sequences:
- a CDS encoding ABC transporter substrate-binding protein: protein MTPSDTPRPSRRDLLTWGGGALATASLSGCSFLSTDPSDKKAAAGGAAQEAKKGKEAPMLAQLVKDGKLPKVEQRLPKTPLVVQPTEKVGIYGGTFRAVLVNAADTSWLGRTMGYEALMRFDPTGRKVIPNIAVSVTPNAAGDEYTIKLREGMKWSDGKPFTADDLEFGFNDWLLNSELSPVVPDWISSAGKPAKLTKVDDVTVKVTFPQPNGLFLSKLAYNTFFAPKHYLQQFHKKYNPDAQKLAKQQKMTAWTDLYGAKNDHWGNPELPTLCAWVTKNPLGTGSRVTFERNPYYFKTDPDGSQLPYLDRANFDVTSDVQVILLKASAGELDMTTRHINTLPNKPVLARGREKGQYHFITLENTVMNDIVISLNLNHKDPVLRKIFQDKNFRVGLSHAMNRPEMIQSVFQRQGVPWQAAPDERSEFYDEEFAKQFTEYDVAKANSYLDKAGLTKKDPAGFRLRPDGKRLSFQVEVASPSLTPSWVDGTQLVVQYWQKVGVDAKMKNEDRTLFYERKDPTANEHDAGVWMGDGGLLIEKLEPRWYFPFSSESIYAELWQQWFNTYGKEGEEPPPETRRQMELYRKLIDTIDQQEQKALYKQILQIAKEQFYCIGCVRIPNSYGIVKNNFHNVPAKMPEASIMATPALSNPEQWYKS, encoded by the coding sequence ATGACGCCATCCGACACCCCGCGTCCCAGCCGCAGAGACCTCCTGACGTGGGGAGGCGGTGCGCTCGCCACGGCCTCGCTGTCCGGTTGTTCGTTCCTATCCACGGATCCGAGCGACAAGAAGGCCGCCGCCGGCGGAGCCGCCCAGGAGGCGAAGAAGGGCAAAGAGGCGCCCATGCTGGCGCAGCTGGTCAAGGACGGGAAGCTGCCCAAGGTCGAACAGCGGTTGCCGAAGACGCCGCTTGTCGTGCAGCCGACGGAGAAGGTGGGCATCTACGGCGGGACCTTCCGGGCCGTTCTGGTGAACGCCGCGGACACCTCCTGGCTGGGCCGCACGATGGGGTACGAAGCCCTGATGCGGTTCGACCCCACCGGGCGGAAGGTCATCCCGAACATCGCGGTGTCGGTCACTCCCAACGCCGCCGGCGACGAGTACACCATCAAGCTCCGTGAGGGCATGAAGTGGTCCGACGGCAAGCCGTTCACCGCCGACGACCTCGAGTTCGGCTTCAACGACTGGCTGCTCAACTCCGAGCTCAGCCCGGTGGTGCCCGACTGGATCAGCAGTGCCGGGAAGCCGGCGAAGCTCACCAAGGTCGACGACGTGACGGTGAAGGTGACCTTCCCGCAGCCGAACGGCCTCTTCCTCTCCAAGCTGGCGTACAACACCTTCTTCGCGCCCAAGCACTACCTCCAGCAGTTCCACAAGAAGTACAACCCCGACGCGCAGAAGCTCGCCAAGCAGCAGAAGATGACGGCCTGGACCGACCTGTACGGCGCGAAGAACGACCACTGGGGAAACCCGGAGCTGCCGACGTTGTGTGCATGGGTGACGAAGAACCCCCTGGGCACCGGCAGCCGGGTGACGTTCGAGCGCAACCCGTACTACTTCAAGACCGACCCCGACGGCAGCCAGCTTCCCTACCTGGACCGGGCCAACTTCGACGTCACCTCCGACGTCCAGGTGATCCTGCTCAAGGCGTCGGCCGGCGAGCTGGACATGACGACCCGGCACATCAACACCCTGCCGAACAAGCCGGTCCTGGCTCGCGGGCGCGAGAAGGGGCAGTACCACTTCATCACGCTGGAGAACACCGTGATGAACGACATCGTGATCTCGCTGAACCTCAACCACAAGGACCCCGTACTCCGGAAGATCTTCCAGGACAAGAACTTCCGCGTCGGGCTCTCGCACGCGATGAACCGGCCGGAGATGATCCAGTCGGTCTTCCAGCGCCAGGGTGTGCCGTGGCAGGCGGCGCCGGACGAGCGGTCGGAGTTCTACGACGAGGAGTTCGCCAAGCAGTTCACCGAGTACGACGTGGCGAAGGCGAACTCCTACCTCGACAAGGCCGGATTGACGAAGAAGGACCCTGCGGGCTTCCGGCTGCGCCCGGACGGCAAGCGGCTGAGCTTCCAGGTCGAGGTGGCGAGCCCCTCCCTCACACCGTCCTGGGTCGACGGCACCCAGCTGGTGGTGCAGTACTGGCAGAAGGTCGGCGTCGACGCGAAGATGAAGAACGAGGACCGCACGCTCTTCTACGAGCGCAAGGACCCGACCGCCAACGAGCACGACGCCGGGGTCTGGATGGGTGACGGCGGTCTGCTGATCGAGAAGCTCGAGCCCCGGTGGTACTTCCCCTTCAGCAGCGAGTCCATCTACGCCGAGCTGTGGCAGCAGTGGTTCAACACCTACGGCAAGGAGGGTGAGGAACCGCCGCCGGAGACGCGCAGGCAGATGGAGCTGTACCGCAAGCTCATCGACACCATCGACCAGCAGGAGCAGAAGGCGCTCTACAAGCAGATTCTGCAGATCGCCAAGGAGCAGTTCTACTGCATCGGCTGCGTCCGCATCCCCAACTCCTACGGCATCGTGAAGAACAACTTCCACAACGTGCCGGCCAAGATGCCGGAGGCGTCCATCATGGCGACCCCCGCCCTGAGCAATCCCGAGCAGTGGTACAAGTCCTGA
- a CDS encoding M50 family metallopeptidase, whose amino-acid sequence MAAADDLGQVWQDVLGTQPRLSDAALLACAAAALVAVWVRRLWRVTRQVVTIVHEGGHALVALLVGRRLAGIRLHSDTSGVTVSKGRPTGPGMVATAAAGYLAPSVLGLAYAAMLAGGRITALLWLSVALLAVMLVAIRNAYGVVAVLVTGLGLFVVSWYAPARAQALVAGAFTWFLLLAAFRPLTELQRKRATGRARDSDVDQLARLTRIPAMVWVAVFALVATGALVLAVTWLLPVAAARTWAVGG is encoded by the coding sequence ATGGCGGCTGCGGACGACCTCGGTCAGGTGTGGCAGGACGTGCTGGGCACCCAGCCGCGGCTGTCCGACGCCGCGCTGCTGGCCTGTGCCGCGGCGGCTCTGGTGGCGGTCTGGGTCCGCCGGCTGTGGCGGGTGACGCGCCAGGTGGTCACGATCGTGCACGAGGGCGGGCACGCGCTGGTGGCCCTGCTGGTCGGCCGCCGGCTGGCGGGGATCCGGCTGCACTCCGACACCTCCGGGGTCACGGTGTCCAAGGGCCGTCCCACCGGGCCCGGGATGGTGGCCACCGCCGCTGCGGGATACCTCGCGCCGTCGGTGCTCGGGCTGGCGTACGCCGCCATGCTCGCCGGCGGCCGGATCACCGCCCTGCTGTGGCTCAGCGTCGCGCTGCTGGCGGTGATGCTGGTGGCGATCCGCAACGCCTACGGCGTGGTCGCGGTGCTGGTGACCGGCCTCGGCCTGTTCGTGGTGTCGTGGTACGCCCCGGCACGAGCGCAGGCCCTGGTGGCCGGTGCGTTCACGTGGTTCCTGTTGCTGGCGGCCTTCCGCCCGCTCACCGAACTCCAGCGCAAGCGTGCCACCGGCCGGGCTCGCGACTCCGACGTCGACCAGCTGGCCCGGCTGACCCGGATACCGGCGATGGTGTGGGTCGCGGTGTTCGCGCTGGTGGCGACCGGCGCTCTGGTCCTCGCCGTCACCTGGCTGCTTCCGGTGGCAGCGGCCCGTACCTGGGCTGTCGGCGGCTGA
- a CDS encoding Rieske 2Fe-2S domain-containing protein: MKVTSIGHAGFYVETVAGTVLCDPWVNPAYFASWFPFPDNSGLDWAAFRHPDYLYVSHLHRDHFDPDHLREGVSHDTTVLLPDYRTPDLEDTLRGIGFTRFVTVPSGQPVELDGGLRVMIVALTSPSDGPIGDSALALDDGTARILNQNDAKPGNLEQLRAFGPYDVHFLQFSGANWWPMVYDLSDAAKIAFGTSKRANGLARAYRYVEEVDARYVVPSAGPAAFLDPELMAYNDLDDSPANPFPDHPAFVEYMHAQGRDNAKLMVPGSVATIADGKVDVVHPGEDAFRPYHEKAKYLRAYAERRRAQIGAEKASWPAPGIDFLPAIKEWFEPLLAMADHICAGVGAMLLLEIGDHTQIVVDFVEREVRPWAGERCRYRFRFAQPMVERLIADHEIDWVNSLFLSMRFSAARVGPYNEFVYTFFKCLSPERMAYAEQWHATQEDELEEIQLGSWLVQRTCPHRQADLGYFGEVEGDTLRCSMHGYEFDLKSGKCLTASDRPIRARRAAADAEPLHDERHEVPED; this comes from the coding sequence ATGAAGGTCACCTCGATCGGGCACGCCGGTTTCTACGTCGAGACCGTTGCGGGCACAGTTCTGTGCGACCCGTGGGTCAATCCCGCGTACTTCGCCTCCTGGTTTCCTTTCCCGGACAACTCCGGGCTGGACTGGGCCGCGTTCCGGCACCCCGACTACCTCTACGTTTCCCACCTTCACCGGGACCACTTCGACCCCGACCACCTGCGCGAGGGTGTCTCCCACGACACGACGGTGCTGCTTCCGGACTACCGCACCCCCGACCTCGAGGACACCCTGCGCGGGATCGGCTTCACCCGCTTCGTAACGGTCCCGAGCGGGCAGCCGGTCGAGCTCGACGGCGGCCTGCGGGTGATGATCGTGGCGCTCACCTCGCCCAGTGACGGGCCGATCGGCGACTCCGCGCTGGCGCTGGACGACGGCACGGCGCGCATTCTCAACCAGAACGACGCCAAGCCGGGCAACCTCGAGCAGCTGCGTGCGTTCGGCCCCTACGACGTGCACTTCCTGCAGTTCTCCGGCGCCAACTGGTGGCCGATGGTGTACGACCTGTCCGACGCGGCGAAGATCGCGTTCGGCACCAGCAAGCGCGCCAACGGGCTCGCCCGGGCCTACCGGTACGTCGAGGAGGTCGACGCGAGGTACGTCGTACCCTCCGCCGGCCCGGCGGCGTTCCTGGACCCCGAGCTGATGGCGTACAACGATCTCGACGACTCACCGGCCAACCCGTTCCCCGACCACCCGGCCTTCGTGGAGTACATGCACGCGCAGGGGCGCGACAACGCGAAGCTGATGGTCCCGGGCAGCGTGGCGACGATCGCGGACGGCAAGGTCGACGTGGTGCACCCGGGGGAGGACGCGTTCCGGCCCTACCACGAGAAGGCGAAGTACCTCCGCGCCTACGCCGAGCGCCGGCGCGCCCAGATCGGGGCGGAGAAGGCCTCCTGGCCGGCGCCGGGGATCGACTTCCTGCCCGCGATCAAGGAGTGGTTCGAGCCGCTGCTGGCGATGGCCGACCACATCTGCGCCGGGGTGGGCGCGATGCTGCTGCTGGAGATCGGTGACCACACCCAGATCGTGGTCGACTTCGTCGAGCGGGAGGTACGCCCGTGGGCGGGCGAGCGCTGCCGGTACCGCTTCCGGTTCGCCCAGCCGATGGTCGAACGCCTGATCGCCGACCACGAGATCGACTGGGTGAACAGCCTGTTCCTCAGCATGCGGTTCAGCGCCGCCCGGGTCGGCCCGTACAACGAGTTCGTCTACACGTTCTTCAAGTGCCTCTCGCCCGAGCGCATGGCCTACGCCGAGCAGTGGCACGCCACCCAGGAGGACGAGCTGGAGGAGATCCAGCTCGGTAGCTGGCTGGTGCAGCGCACCTGCCCGCACCGGCAGGCCGACCTCGGGTACTTCGGCGAGGTGGAGGGCGACACGCTGCGCTGTTCCATGCACGGGTACGAGTTCGACCTGAAGTCGGGCAAGTGCCTGACCGCGAGCGACCGGCCGATCCGGGCCCGGCGGGCGGCGGCGGACGCCGAGCCGCTGCACGACGAGCGGCACGAGGTGCCCGAGGACTGA
- a CDS encoding SDR family oxidoreductase, with product MPGNAPANAGDAGNARNARPESRVALVTGASRGIGREVALALSRAGLAVGLTSRSAKPLEEVREECLAAGAPAVAVAAADVTRPAHVTLAVERVSSELGPVDLLVNNAGRIESTEVPVWESDPDEWWSVVETDLHGPYLFCRAVLPGMVEAGHGRVVNVTTGAAVRDSAIYSAYGVAKTGLLRLTGSIVAAGADAGITAFDLAPGVVVTDMTRSMAMHDDRTDWTPVEEFTDLVVAVARGRLDPLSGRYLRAGADKVDDLLAAAGDLARTDARTLRLRPFGEGDPLA from the coding sequence ATGCCCGGCAACGCACCTGCCAACGCCGGAGACGCCGGGAACGCCCGGAACGCCCGACCGGAGAGCCGGGTCGCCCTGGTCACCGGCGCCAGCCGGGGGATCGGGCGGGAGGTCGCGCTGGCGCTGTCCCGGGCCGGGCTCGCCGTCGGACTGACCTCGCGGTCGGCGAAGCCGCTGGAGGAGGTCCGCGAGGAGTGCCTCGCCGCCGGTGCCCCGGCGGTCGCGGTGGCCGCCGCGGACGTCACCCGGCCGGCCCACGTCACCCTCGCCGTCGAGCGGGTCAGCTCCGAGCTGGGGCCGGTCGACCTGCTGGTCAACAACGCTGGCCGGATCGAGTCCACCGAGGTGCCGGTGTGGGAGTCCGACCCCGACGAGTGGTGGTCGGTGGTGGAGACCGACCTGCACGGCCCATACCTCTTCTGTCGTGCCGTACTCCCCGGCATGGTCGAGGCAGGCCACGGCCGGGTGGTCAACGTCACCACCGGCGCCGCGGTCCGCGACAGCGCGATCTACTCCGCGTACGGCGTCGCCAAGACCGGCCTGCTCCGGCTCACCGGCTCGATCGTGGCCGCCGGGGCCGACGCCGGCATCACCGCGTTCGACCTCGCGCCCGGTGTCGTGGTGACCGACATGACCCGCTCCATGGCGATGCACGACGACCGGACCGACTGGACGCCGGTCGAGGAGTTCACCGACCTGGTGGTCGCGGTGGCCAGGGGCCGGCTGGACCCGCTGTCCGGCCGCTACCTGCGCGCGGGTGCGGACAAGGTCGACGACCTCCTCGCGGCGGCCGGCGACCTCGCCCGCACCGACGCGCGCACGCTGCGGCTGCGGCCCTTCGGCGAGGGCGACCCGCTGGCCTGA
- the pheT gene encoding phenylalanine--tRNA ligase subunit beta: MRVPMSWLREHVDLPAGVTAREVADALIRVGLEVEAVEPVGADVKGPLTVGRVLEFAEEAQKNGKTIRWCHVDVGEGEPRGIVCGARNFAVGDLVVVALPGATLPGDFTITARKTYGHVSDGMICSASELGVGDDHAGIMVLDPAEGAPGDDAAPILHLRDDVLDIAVTPDRGYTMSIRGVAREAATAFGVGFSDPVRTDLSVRASDAGYPVRVEDPAGCSVFAAVTVRGFDAAAASPRWLARRVQLAGMRPISAAVDVTNYVMLELGQPIHGYDRSRLAGPIVVRRAEPGEKLQTLDGATRELDPEDLLITDDSGPIGLAGVMGGATTELSGDTRDVVIEAAHFDAVAVARTSRRHRLSSEASKRFERGVAPGMQAYAAQRVAELLVAVGGGQVEQDATVLGAPPAPPRVTLPADHSARVAGYAIPVETTVRRLREVGCEVEVAGDELVVTPPSWRPDLTDPNDFAEEVVRLEGYDAVPSVLPVAPPGLGLTADQRLRRAIGRLLAGPGYVEVLAYPFVGEADFDRLRLPADDARRRALALANPLSEEEPLLRTTLLPGLLAIARRNVGRGTTDLALFELGAVFRPRPDTPPAPRLPVGHRPADEQLAALNAALPDQPRRVAVVLTGDRAPAGWWGPARPAGWADAIEAARTVALAAGVELTVRADDHAPWHPGRCAALYVGDTLVGHAGELHPKVVEAYGLPSRAAAMELEIDRLPGERATVTAPRISAYPPAKEDVALVVDAAVPVAEVAGALREGAGPLLESVRLFDVYTGEQIEAGTKSLAFALRFRAPDHTLTEAEVGAAKQGAVDSAARRTGAVQRGA, encoded by the coding sequence ATGCGGGTCCCGATGTCGTGGCTGCGCGAGCACGTCGACCTGCCGGCCGGCGTCACGGCCCGGGAGGTCGCCGACGCGCTGATCCGGGTGGGCCTGGAGGTCGAGGCGGTCGAGCCGGTCGGCGCCGACGTCAAGGGCCCGTTGACGGTGGGCCGGGTGCTGGAGTTCGCCGAGGAGGCGCAGAAGAACGGCAAGACGATCCGCTGGTGCCATGTGGACGTCGGCGAGGGCGAGCCGCGCGGCATCGTCTGCGGCGCACGCAACTTCGCCGTCGGCGACCTGGTGGTGGTGGCGCTTCCGGGCGCCACGCTGCCGGGCGACTTCACCATCACCGCGCGGAAGACCTACGGCCACGTCTCCGACGGCATGATCTGCTCGGCCAGCGAGCTTGGTGTCGGCGACGACCACGCCGGCATCATGGTGCTCGACCCGGCCGAGGGCGCTCCCGGCGACGACGCCGCGCCGATCCTGCACCTGCGCGACGACGTGCTCGACATCGCCGTCACCCCCGACCGCGGCTACACCATGTCGATCCGCGGCGTGGCCCGGGAGGCGGCGACCGCGTTCGGGGTGGGCTTCTCCGACCCGGTGCGCACCGACCTGTCCGTGCGGGCGTCCGACGCGGGGTACCCGGTGCGGGTCGAGGACCCGGCCGGGTGCTCGGTGTTCGCCGCGGTCACGGTGCGCGGCTTCGACGCCGCCGCGGCCAGCCCGCGCTGGTTGGCCCGGCGGGTGCAGCTGGCCGGCATGCGGCCGATCTCCGCGGCCGTCGACGTCACCAACTACGTCATGCTCGAACTCGGCCAGCCCATCCACGGCTACGACCGCTCCCGGCTGGCCGGGCCGATCGTGGTCCGCCGGGCCGAGCCTGGGGAGAAGCTGCAGACCCTGGACGGCGCGACCCGCGAACTCGACCCCGAGGACCTCCTCATCACCGACGACTCCGGGCCGATCGGCCTGGCCGGGGTGATGGGCGGCGCGACCACCGAACTGTCCGGGGACACCCGCGACGTGGTGATCGAGGCCGCCCACTTCGACGCGGTCGCGGTGGCCCGCACGTCCCGGCGGCACCGGCTGTCCAGCGAGGCGTCCAAACGCTTCGAGCGGGGTGTCGCGCCGGGGATGCAGGCGTACGCCGCGCAGCGGGTCGCCGAGCTGCTGGTCGCCGTGGGCGGCGGGCAGGTCGAGCAGGACGCGACCGTGCTGGGCGCGCCGCCCGCCCCGCCGCGGGTCACGCTGCCGGCCGACCACTCCGCGCGGGTCGCGGGCTACGCCATCCCCGTCGAGACCACCGTCCGCCGGCTCCGCGAGGTGGGCTGCGAGGTCGAGGTCGCCGGGGACGAGCTCGTCGTGACGCCGCCGTCGTGGCGACCGGACCTCACCGACCCGAACGACTTCGCCGAGGAGGTCGTCCGCCTCGAGGGCTACGACGCGGTGCCGAGCGTGCTCCCGGTCGCACCGCCCGGGCTGGGGCTCACCGCCGACCAGCGGCTGCGGCGGGCCATCGGCCGGCTGCTCGCGGGCCCGGGATACGTCGAGGTGCTGGCGTACCCGTTCGTCGGCGAGGCCGACTTCGACCGGCTGCGGCTGCCCGCCGACGACGCGCGCCGCCGCGCGCTGGCGCTGGCCAACCCGCTGTCGGAGGAGGAGCCGCTGCTGCGGACGACTCTGCTCCCCGGGCTGCTGGCGATCGCCCGCCGCAACGTCGGACGGGGTACGACCGACCTGGCGCTGTTCGAGCTCGGCGCGGTGTTCCGCCCGCGTCCGGACACACCCCCGGCACCCCGGCTGCCGGTCGGCCACCGCCCGGCCGACGAACAGCTCGCCGCCCTGAACGCCGCACTCCCCGACCAGCCCCGGCGCGTCGCGGTCGTCCTTACCGGCGACCGTGCGCCGGCCGGCTGGTGGGGCCCGGCCCGGCCGGCCGGCTGGGCCGACGCGATCGAGGCCGCCCGCACCGTCGCCCTCGCCGCCGGCGTCGAGCTGACCGTGCGCGCGGACGACCACGCACCCTGGCACCCCGGCCGCTGCGCGGCGCTGTACGTCGGCGACACGCTCGTCGGGCACGCCGGGGAGCTGCACCCGAAGGTCGTCGAGGCGTACGGCCTGCCGTCCCGGGCCGCCGCGATGGAGCTGGAGATCGACCGGCTGCCGGGGGAGCGGGCTACCGTCACCGCGCCGAGGATCTCCGCCTACCCGCCGGCCAAGGAGGACGTCGCCCTGGTGGTCGACGCCGCCGTACCGGTCGCCGAGGTCGCCGGCGCGCTGCGCGAGGGCGCGGGCCCGCTGCTGGAGTCCGTCCGGCTGTTCGACGTCTACACCGGCGAGCAGATCGAGGCGGGCACGAAGTCGCTGGCGTTCGCGCTGCGGTTCCGCGCACCCGACCACACCTTGACCGAGGCGGAGGTCGGGGCCGCCAAGCAGGGTGCCGTCGACTCGGCCGCCCGGCGTACCGGCGCGGTGCAGCGCGGCGCCTGA
- the pheS gene encoding phenylalanine--tRNA ligase subunit alpha, which produces MSGPNTNYDPVEVTPLHADEVERMRAEAVAAIEAATDLDALRAARLAHAGDRSPLALANREIGALPPQARKDAGMRVGAARRAVNEALSARQAVLEEEREARILVEEAVDVTLPWDVEPRGARHPLTTTQEFVADVFVAMGWEVVEGPEVEAEWLNFDALNIPPDHPARTTMDTFFVDPPEAGLVLRTHTSPAQARTMLTRKPPIYVVAPGRVYRTDELDATHTPVFHQVEGLVVDEGITMAHLKGTLDHFAEAMFGPGLSTRLRPYYFPFTEPSAELDLQCFVCRGESVGNPDRPCRTCASEGWIEWGGCGIVNPRVLTACGVDAERYSGFAFGMGIERTMMFRNGIEDMRDMVEGDVRFTRPFGGEI; this is translated from the coding sequence ATGTCGGGCCCGAACACCAACTACGACCCGGTCGAGGTCACGCCGCTGCACGCCGACGAGGTGGAGCGGATGCGGGCCGAGGCGGTCGCCGCGATCGAAGCCGCCACCGACCTGGACGCCCTGCGCGCCGCCCGGCTCGCCCACGCCGGCGACCGCAGCCCGCTCGCGCTGGCCAACCGGGAGATCGGTGCCCTGCCACCGCAGGCCCGCAAGGACGCCGGCATGCGGGTCGGCGCCGCCCGCCGGGCTGTCAACGAGGCGTTGTCGGCCCGCCAGGCCGTCCTCGAGGAGGAGCGCGAGGCGCGGATCCTGGTCGAGGAGGCCGTCGACGTCACCCTTCCCTGGGACGTCGAGCCGCGCGGCGCCCGGCACCCGCTGACCACCACCCAGGAGTTCGTCGCCGACGTGTTCGTGGCGATGGGCTGGGAGGTCGTCGAGGGGCCCGAGGTCGAGGCGGAGTGGCTCAACTTCGACGCGCTGAACATCCCGCCGGACCACCCGGCGCGCACCACGATGGACACGTTCTTCGTCGACCCGCCCGAGGCCGGGCTGGTGCTGCGTACGCACACCTCGCCGGCGCAGGCCCGCACGATGCTCACCCGCAAGCCGCCCATCTACGTCGTGGCGCCGGGCCGGGTCTACCGCACCGACGAGCTGGACGCGACGCACACCCCGGTCTTCCACCAGGTCGAGGGCCTGGTCGTCGACGAGGGCATCACGATGGCGCACCTGAAGGGCACGCTGGACCACTTCGCCGAGGCGATGTTCGGGCCGGGCCTTTCCACCCGGCTGCGCCCGTACTACTTCCCGTTCACCGAGCCGAGTGCCGAGCTCGACCTGCAGTGCTTCGTGTGCCGGGGCGAGTCGGTCGGCAACCCGGACCGTCCCTGCCGCACCTGCGCCAGCGAGGGCTGGATCGAGTGGGGCGGCTGCGGCATCGTCAACCCGCGGGTGCTCACCGCCTGCGGCGTGGACGCCGAGCGCTACTCCGGTTTCGCGTTCGGCATGGGCATCGAGCGGACGATGATGTTCCGCAACGGCATCGAGGACATGCGCGACATGGTGGAGGGTGACGTCCGGTTCACCCGTCCGTTCGGAGGGGAGATCTGA
- a CDS encoding RNA methyltransferase, with the protein MSLSTRLTGPELTDTRSSRVTAARRLVKRAFRARGRQFLAEGPQAVTEALALPGVVQELFATSPAAERNPDVVAAAVAGEVPVRLVSGEVFDSLAQTVTPQGVLAVCRFVDVPYAEVLAARPKLVAMLAQVRDPGNAGTVLRCADAAGADAVVLSDASVDVYNPKCVRASAGSLFHLPVAVGVPAPSGVDGLREAGVTVLAADGAGELDLTEAGERGLLSGPTAWIFGNEAWGLPPATRALADAVVRVPVYGRAESLNLATAAAVCLYASAQAQRAPGGCRSGEDESGT; encoded by the coding sequence GTGTCGCTCTCCACCCGCCTGACAGGCCCCGAGCTCACCGACACCCGCTCCAGCCGGGTGACGGCGGCTCGGCGCCTGGTCAAGCGTGCCTTCCGGGCCCGCGGCCGCCAGTTCCTGGCGGAGGGACCGCAGGCGGTGACGGAGGCGCTGGCGCTGCCCGGTGTGGTCCAGGAGCTGTTCGCCACCTCACCGGCGGCCGAGCGCAACCCCGACGTGGTGGCCGCGGCCGTGGCCGGCGAGGTGCCGGTCCGGCTGGTCTCCGGTGAGGTGTTCGACTCGCTCGCGCAGACGGTCACCCCGCAGGGTGTGCTGGCGGTCTGCCGGTTCGTCGACGTGCCGTACGCCGAGGTGCTGGCCGCCCGGCCGAAGCTGGTCGCGATGCTGGCGCAGGTCCGCGACCCCGGCAACGCGGGCACGGTCCTGCGCTGCGCGGACGCCGCCGGTGCCGACGCGGTGGTCCTGTCCGACGCTTCGGTCGACGTCTACAACCCCAAGTGCGTACGCGCCTCGGCGGGCAGCCTGTTCCACCTGCCGGTCGCCGTGGGCGTGCCCGCTCCGAGCGGCGTGGACGGGCTGCGCGAGGCCGGCGTCACGGTGCTCGCGGCCGACGGCGCCGGCGAGCTCGACCTCACCGAGGCCGGTGAGCGCGGACTGCTGTCCGGGCCGACTGCCTGGATCTTCGGCAACGAGGCGTGGGGTCTGCCCCCGGCGACCCGGGCGCTGGCCGACGCGGTGGTCCGGGTGCCGGTCTACGGCCGGGCCGAGAGCCTCAACCTCGCCACCGCCGCCGCCGTCTGCCTGTACGCCTCCGCCCAGGCACAGCGGGCACCGGGCGGCTGCCGTTCCGGCGAAGACGAGAGCGGTACATAA
- the rplT gene encoding 50S ribosomal protein L20, producing the protein MARVKRAVNAHKKRREVLEKAKGYRGQRSRLYRKAKEQVTHSLVYSYRDRRARKGDFRRLWITRINAAARQNGITYNRLIQGLKAAGVEVDRKVLADLAVTDAPAFTALVEVARKALPAETEAAA; encoded by the coding sequence GTGGCACGCGTGAAGCGGGCGGTCAACGCCCACAAGAAGCGTCGCGAGGTCCTCGAGAAGGCCAAGGGGTACCGCGGCCAGCGATCGCGCCTCTACCGCAAGGCGAAGGAGCAGGTCACCCACTCGCTGGTCTACTCCTACCGCGACCGCCGCGCCCGCAAGGGTGACTTCCGCCGGCTGTGGATCACCCGGATCAACGCCGCGGCCCGCCAGAACGGCATCACCTACAACCGCCTGATCCAGGGCCTGAAGGCCGCCGGCGTCGAGGTCGACCGCAAGGTCCTCGCCGACCTGGCCGTCACCGACGCCCCCGCGTTCACGGCGCTGGTCGAGGTGGCCCGGAAGGCGCTGCCGGCCGAGACCGAGGCCGCGGCCTGA
- the rpmI gene encoding 50S ribosomal protein L35, with translation MPKMKTHSGAKKRFRVTGSGKLIHKKANRGHIMEKKNSKRARRLAAPSEVAPADAKKVKRLLGL, from the coding sequence ATGCCGAAGATGAAGACCCACAGCGGGGCCAAGAAGCGCTTCCGCGTCACCGGGTCCGGGAAGCTCATCCACAAGAAGGCCAACCGGGGTCACATCATGGAGAAGAAGAACTCCAAGCGTGCCCGTCGTCTGGCCGCTCCGAGCGAGGTCGCCCCGGCCGACGCCAAGAAGGTCAAGCGGCTGCTCGGGCTCTGA